AAAATGTGCATATTTTCCCTATTATATAACTCTTTAGGATGCTGTaggataataaaaggaaaaaatcctACTCAGTGAgctatacatgtatatataaatagtaaatatatgaacacattaaaagtaaaaatacatcATGTATTAATATTCATATAGTAATTGATGTACCCACTATAATtgtttttcagaataattttgtctttattattttctaaatgtttaagAGTGATTCATGTATTTTTTGTTGGAGCTTGCTAAGagttgtttttagatttatttatttatttatttattatttgaaaggcagagttacagagtagaagaggcagagagagagagagagagagagagagagagagtcttccatccactggcttacttcccagatgtctgcaatggcgcagctgtgctgatctgaatccaggaaccaggaacttcctctgggtctcccatgtgggtgcagtggcccaaggacttggaccatattccactgctttcccaggctatagcagagagctggatcagaagtggagcagctgggtctccaaccagcactcatatggtatgctggcaatGTAGGCggtgacttcacctgctatgccacagcgctggccctgagatattttttattttaacagtttgcatttccataaaAGCATATTTTGAAACCAATAGCATGCTTCAGTTCCACAGTTGGGACAAAAAAACTAACAGTAACAGCAGCAACCAAAATATCTACCATATGGTTTTGAATGACATAGGATGAATTTGTTTTCGCATGGtaattttctttctgaattttgtGTCGTCAGTGGGTTTGAATACTGAGTCACACAATATAAGTCCACATTCATATTTCATCAGAAAGTAAagaatgttcacactacaaaaTGCCGATTAGTTTATTTTCTGCCCAACATGTTCTTCATAGCAGCCTTTACATCCTTGTTCCGCAAACTGTAGATGAGAGGATTGAGCATGGGAATCAGCACTCCATAGAAGAGGGAGATGAGGGCCTCAATGATGTCTTTATTATCTGTACCAACAGAGGTTTTAGACTCAGGCTTTGCATACATAAAGAAGATGGTTCCATAGAATATAACCACCACCGTCAGGTGGGCAGAGCAAGTAGAGAAAGCCTTATGTTTTCCTTCAGTGGAAGGGATCCTCAGGATGGTGGCAACAATAAAAATGTAAGAGATGGAAATTACTAGCAATGGAATAACCAAGACAATGAGGTTTGACCCTGCCATGCTGATCACATTGATTGAAATATCAGCACACGCCAGTTTCAGAATAGCAAGGATTTCACAGACAAAATGGTTAATGGCGTTATTAGCACAGAATGGTAGTTGCATTGCAAGAGATGTCTGTACCACTGAGTCAGCAAGCCCAGAGACCCAGGATCCAGCTGCCATGGGCACATAGGCACCCTTGTTCATGATGGCTGGGTACCTCAGTGGGAAGCAAATGGCTACATAGCGGTCAAGTGCCATCATGCCAAGAAGCACACACTCTGTGGCCCCCATTGCAAAGGAGAGAAACATTTGCACCATGCATCCAGAGAAGGAAACCCTTTTTCTCATTGTCAGAAAGCTGTCAAGAATTAGTGGGACAGAAGAGCTTGTGTAGCAAATGTCCAGAAAAGAAAGAttacagaggaagaaatacaTGGGGGTGTGTAGGTGAGAATTATAGATGAGTACTGAGATAAGAACTCCATTTCCAAGTAGGATCATCAGGTACATACATAAAACAACCACAAACAAAACTATCTGCACTCTTGGGTGGGCAGAAAGCCCCACCAGGACAAATTCTGTCAACGTGGAATCACTGGCCATTTCCATATATATATCCTTTCTCCAGTAGAATTCTGTGGATGATAGAACAAAAGTGTATTAATACAGTGTCTGTGAGAGTTACATTTTTAAGATTCACAATCTGTGTGAACTACAGTTTTGCATTTGGCTACAACAACATCTCTCTGGGGAAAATTTTTTACTGTGAACCCAGGTCACAAGAGCAGGAATTCTAACCTGACTTTTTCAGGGTTAATAGAGAGAATATGTGATTATATGATCTTTGGACCTCAAGTAATTTTATTGCCATTTCTCTAAATTCTGCCTCTTAATCCAGTGGCTGCAAATCAATGGCCTATAACCTGGATTCAACACACAGTTGTCTTTTTTTTGGCAATGATTATCCACACTGTGTTTTACATTTGAATTAGaggtcaacattttaaaattaggcaacatgaaataaaaattggtGCTTTCAACTCTTATTAGAATGTTTGAAAACCTTGGGCCTGTTTTCATGGTAGAGGTAAGTTGCAGCTAACCCATTAGGTTTGAAGCAGATTTCTCCGTTCTACCAGAGTCTTCTCACTCTTTTTTCTCTTGTCACTGGAGGTAAATAGAGGTTGTCAAGTGACATGTTATCCTCAATTAGTTTTAATTCAACGTTTGTATTACCTGACAGGATCTTATCCAACTTATTCATTATGTACAATAGGCCTTCTATATTGTGAGAAGTCcaggaaaatattttgatttcttttaaaatctgaataaaagcaaaacagacatcttgtgatttgattgttgtttttagcccttgttcatACTCcaatggaactgtggtctttccagtttttgcttgttgaatattatggttagtagcacattaagcctatgattatagagtggattgaaattatgtgtttgcaaaaattaaaaggaaggaagaaaggggttTAGGGAGGGACAGATGCAGGTAGGGAAAATATGGTTATCTTTGTAGAAATgagcctatgaaatacatgaaatctgttctttttatattaataaaaataaaaaaataaactgagacccctccaaataaatatatgtacccATTTGcccagaaaaaaatctgaatacaaaGGTGAACTTCTAAGTTTTAATATATGATATGTTGGTTTGTATGCCAATTATGAAATAAATGCAACTTTGAGTATTTTCTTAAGGGATGAAAGGGTCCATGAAGTAAAAAAATACCTAGGACCCATTAAAAACCCATAATGTTGTCCTGTATGTTAAGTATCTTTTTAAAGGGCAACCTGGCTTGACAGTGGTGTTGTAGTGGTTATATATCTGGATACAACCTGGACTGACTTCAAACAAAGAATTATCTTCTGAGAGAGTGCCAGCACAGGATTTCAGCATTAGATTCATCAGTTGAATTTGATCCTGATGAATTGCAGAGAATAGTCATAGGCAATGGGTTGTAGCTAGAATACATCAGTGGAGTTGCAAGATGAGAAAACAATGTATAGGAATACAATATTCTGAAAATAAAGGGGGACTTGAGTTTGCAGATTTGTGAACTGTAATAAGGAATTATAATTTGTTCTCCAGGCAGTTGGAAACCTTTGGAGTTCTGACCAGAGGATAGTAAATTtgacaacacagaaaaaaaaagattaatgtagGGGCGCTTTTCAGGGTTGTACACTTTTCTAGCCAATATTCAGCTGTGACAtattctatgtaactctgtaaTCATTGCCTTTAAGGTCAATCATTGGTTTCTTTGGCTTGTAGAGAATTCTGactcaaaattaattttcttttgaaaatagtaGTTCATTTTAGGGCAAATTGATAGTAAGAAGTTTTATTTCACTTGTCAAAAAGTAAAACATTGCTCCTATTTCCTCTGAGTTCTCAGTTCAGTCTTGTATATAGTCAATGGAAATTACAGTGTATCTAGTTTTGGTACAATCCTTCATAGTTAGATTTTAACTCATTTCTTTAGTTACTAAACTAACTAAAATCATTACATGATCAACTTTATTATGCGTGGGTTTCCTAATTTCTTTCATTCTCAGTATGAAATTTAGTTCACCAGAAACTTggagaaaagtgaaataaaaaagttaataacTTAAAGGGTTGATGGCCTGGGGTTCAAAGGAACCTAGCCCTACCACTattcatgtctttttttcttttccataagaAAGGTTTCTCATCTCACTGAAAATTTGTCTTCTAAAAATAGTAAATACCTTAAGGTATGAAACAATTACACATTTATTTTGTCTTCAGTTTTTCTACAGAAGCCCTGTGGTGTGTTGGAAATTCCAAGTCAGCTGAGTATGCAGAGAAGAATCTTACTGTACCTCCGCAGAGCTCTGTGCCACTTTCCTGCATTTCTAGCTTCTTTCAGctcctgtgtgctcacctgtATGTTTGATCTAACAGAGGCTCATTCACCTGCTATGGTTTTAATTATTATCATACATGCTACATTTATGGCAAATAAGAGGAGCTTAAAACACAATTTAGTTTTCCTTGAGTCATAATTAGTTGCAATTAAAAAGTGTCAGATGCAGAGTTACATTCTTAggtagagaataaataaaaaatacagagatCACTGGTTATAATCATCCTGGTCCAGAAGGCTTCTAGAAAGGATTAATGGATGCAGTAGTATATATATCCATTCATTTTTATAGAAACTCTGTAATTTGAATTACATTCATATTTAGATTTAGGAATCTTATTTTCTGTCATATATAATTTgaacattattttgaattatgaCCACACAGGTGATATCTAAGCtattttaaactatcttttcaaACACAGGAGTTATAACAACAGCTGAAGATGCCAAAATTATTGTATTGCAGTTCCACACATTTGGAACAGAGAATTTTTTCAGTAATTATAAATTCAGTGAAAGTATTCAAATTCCTTGGCTActgaagaaaatgagagagaacacATGTTTTGCAACCATGTTGCTAGGTTAGAGCACTAAACAGATATCTATTGTTCTCACTTGATTTGAAAAGATGAAgcgagagaagaggcagagatagaattGGAAAAGCACATTGAACTTGATTTGAGAGCACTTCGATTTGAAACTCAAAAGCTTAgcacttcctttttctttaaatgagGCTAATTTCTACCTAACAGCTATGTTGTGAACATTTCTCAGACACCGGTCTAAGTTATAATGTAAATCTGTATCACACTAACTCATGAAAAGTTGATAAATGAAAAAGTGAGATCaaagggcacagcaggttaagctgctgcctgccatgccatcatcccatatgagcgctggttcaactccaggctgttccactggttcaagtcccaactatgccacttgctatccagctcctgttcatgtgcctgggaaatcaacagcAGATGgaccgagtacttgggcccctgtcacccatgtgggagacctagatgaagttccaggctcctggcttcgacctggcccagctccagttgttgtggccatttggggagtgaaccaatagatggaagattctcccttcTGTCCTCCCCCACCTTTccccagtctctgtctctgtctctgtcgctctggctttcgaataaataaataaatcttaaaaaaagagatcaaGGTAAAGTGGGTAAAACTGACATCCAGAATTtgaaaaatggtatttttaaaaccaGGAAAATGTGTCATTTATGTACTTCTGAATTTGCGaaatgatttcctttcctttatttgaGACAAGTCTCCAACCTTAAAAAGATTTGTTGCTTACAATCTCATGaaattctttacattttatttattaatttgtgagATAAAGTGAGGGGATGTAAGTGAGAATTTGATAGCAAGAAGCATGCTGTAATTATTTTCTTCAAGTATTCACTTACCTGTAGTTTATTCCTCAGGTAAAGCTGATAGGTGAAACTATCTAAGATATTTTGACTCGCAGGCACAGAGTCGCTAGTTATTatcaggaaaaaagaagaaaaaggcttGTATGTTCTCAAGTCCTTTGTGCTGACTTCAGTGTTTCTctacattttgagattcagaaaaatcatccagAGAACACATCATTAGCAGAGCCaagcaattaaaatttttttggggGAGGGCAATCCAGGGAGGGGTCCAATATTTACAACAAATTAAAGGTAGGAATGTAAACATGGAGGTTTGGAAACTTTCCAAAACTCCAGGGAGAAAGTTGTTAAGACccaattatattatataattgaTTAATATGTATTCTAATGTTATTCAAATGAGAAATATGTTGGCATCTACATTGTCACAATATTTGAAGATTTTGAGACCAAATAGTAAGTTTCTAataagcattttttcttttttttgaaattacCTAAAGAGTCCCATGATTAACATCATAAATTGTTCTCATTTGCAGAGTGACTTCAAATATCTAATGTGATCCTGAAAATATTATCTTGAGTTAGCACAATTTTTCATTCCTGTTATGTAGACATATAGCCTAAGACTCTGAAATATGAGATATTTTGCTGAAGGTTGTCTAGCCAGTACCTGAGACAGTACAGAAGAGCTCACAACCAGCCTTTGTGATTCTGTACCTGTATTCCGTCTGCAGCTCCGTTTCTCGCCAAAGTCTCTAACAAGCTTTAAAGCACACTGCATCCTGACCCTAAGAATGTCAGGcttaagagaatgaaaacaatTTAAGCTGATGTTgaaatatcaaataaattaaaactgaacttttttttctctctagatCAAAGTTAAGCATTGAAGCACATGGTACAGAATGTAAACTTTCATCAAAAGCACTTCCTCTTTGACTTTAACACCAAATGTTTGTGTTCCAACTCATATTTGGCACAGAAGTGAGTCCTCTTTTCTCAAAATTTTCCTATCAAAGCTTTGTTTAGCAATCTTTTTCAAATTGATAATTTCTCCTGTACCCCTTATGTATTTATTCTTCATTGGTTCCACTCCAGATGCAATAAATTATGCTGTTCAAAAACCTGTCGTTTAGTGACAAACAGTAATAGCTAACATCAGCTGAGTAGGGAAAGGGGaccatttttttccctctatgcAGATCACATGTATTTAATCCTTATTATAAGCTTATGAGATTTGTactattattatcttcattttacattttggaTGACTGAGGAAACAATGATTTTTCCTTCTCTAAGATTCCATCAATCATGGGTGGTGAGATCTGGATAGAACTTTAGACAGTCTAGTACCAGAGTCTATGTCTTAACCTTAATCACTGTATATCCTCAAACAAAAGAACAGCAGGATTAGAAGAAGTAGAGGTGTGAAGGTGTACTTGCTTTCTGTGGATTAAGAGTGCACTGGAGGGgtcagcacagtggctcacttgggtaatcctccgcttgcagcactggcatcctatatgggcgccggttctggtcctggttgctcctcttccagtccagctctctgctgtggcccgggaaggcagtggagaatggcccaggtggttgggcccctgcacctgcgtgggagaccaggagaaagcacctggctcctggctttggatcggtgcagcgccggccgtggtggacatttggggggtgaatcaatcgaaggaagacatttctgtctctctctctctcactgtctataactctatctgtcaaattaaaaaaaaatgcactggaGCAGATTGAAGAGTGGATGTCACTGATGCTATGAAATGTCACCTGTATTTATCAACAAGCATATCAGTATTTCTAAATGTCTTTATTTCCATGTAAGCAGATATATAGCTAAGACTCAAAGTAAGGACTAAAAACTTACTTAGCTCTTCTTATTAATCTTATTAATCTAAACTACCAATATCTCCTCTGCTTAGAGTCACCCTGTGAATATTAATAATACCCCACCTCCACAACATATCTTTAGAAAGAGAAGATCAGCCCAGAGTGAGAATCAAGGGAGTGTTGTACCTGAAGAGGGGTGCACAATGAGTGGGGAAAAGCATTTCACTACTACCTTTTGAAACAGCATTGATGGTGTTTGTTCCAATCCAAGCCAGTGGGACAGTTCTACAAGACAGCTTCTTGAGACTTTGGGTACCACTGAAGAAGAAAGCTTTtgacccagtgaatggaggaGGGCTGCTTAGCTCCTGAGGCTGTGTGTGAGCAGATGAGCTGGTctcagaggaggagaggggtggACATTCTagaccaaaataaaaagaaacatttcaaatCTGCTTGAGATGCTCTCACAGGCTTAGAAAGAATGCTAAAAAGCAGTGACTGGGGAAAGAAAACCAATACTGTTACTGTCCAATGAGTTGAAACTCCTTGGTAAAtgtattacaatttttttcttctttttctaatttaaattcaTTTGGACTCAAGGCTGGTTCATTGCAGGATAGTACttcattatagcattaattctAGAGCTCAGTTTGCTCTAGGCCTTGACAGTGGCAGATAATTCAAGTTACAGTatatggggctgatgctgtggcactgtgggttaaaccacggcctgcatcccgtatgggcactcgctgctcctcttccaatccagctccctgctaatgtgtctgggaaagcagtggaagaaggcccaagtcctttggcccctgcacagaAGTGGGAAATCAGagaaagcttctggttcctggttcctgggttcagcctggcctaaccctggtcattgtgtccatttggagtgTAAACCTgcaaatgaagatctctgtctctccttttctctctatctttcaaataagtaaaaaaatctttaataaaagtttaCACTATATTTCCTTTGAACAGATATCCATGGTTCTTTGAAATTACTTTTCTTTCATTGACCAGGTtgtttctacttctttttatAATTCCAAATCCTCCAATTGGTCATTGGTTTCTTTTATTAGAGAGTATATTTATACACTAAGATCTTTGTAGTAGGTATGCTGTTGCTACCACAGTGCCATTCTTCTTAGGCCCTCTCAGCAATCACTTTATAATGCaagtatatgtataaatatacacgCATACTTGTTTTAATATCTATATACctggccgtggcttaacaggttaatcctctgccttgcggcaccggcacaccgggttctagtcccggttggggcgctggattctatcccggttgcccctcttccaggccagctctctgctgtggccagggagtgcagtggaggatggcccaagtgcttgggccctgcacccacatgggagaccaggagaagcacctggctcctggctccagctagatgcgccggctgcagcggctattggagggtgaaccaatggcaaaggaagacctttctctctgtctctctctctcactatccactctgcctgtcaaaaaaaaaaatctatataccTAACAATATCTTTGTCtatgtatgtttttattaaaaacttttattgatatatttaattttaatccaTCACAAAATATTTCACTGTATCTTTCCTTCACAGTTTTACCTTCTTAGAGAATAAAGAAACTGGTTccaattattataaaattatttattccagAACACATAGAGAAAGTTTTTAATTGCTAATATTTATACATGTCCTTGAGAAAGCTATGatctcccctctctcccattTCCATTGCTAAAAACCTTTTATGGTAGATACACtctgttatgttttgttttagtttgagagacagagacagagtgtatgtactccctaaatgcctacaacagccatggctgtgccaggactgaagccaggagccagaaactggatCCAAGTTTTCCAAATTGGGTGTCAAGGAACCCGATCACTTGAactaccactgctgcctcctctgcTGCACTggtggaaagctggagtcaggagctggagctgcagattGAACCCAGGGCGTCCGACGTGGGATGGAGGTATCTGTAACTGCTATGCTAATTGTCTGCTCCTGACACATTCcttcttaaaataagaaattgctaggccagtgttgtgttgtgGCAGGTAATTCCCCCACCTGCAAGGCTGgtgtcccatttgggcaccagttcatgtcctggctgctccacttttgatccagctccttgtgaatggcctgggaaaagcagaagcaaATGACCCATCCGACTGtttggctgggtccctgccaccacatgtaTACTCAGTTGAAGCTCTGGGCACTTGGCCCTGGCCTACCCTAgtgttggctgttgcagccatctggggagtgaactactggtaGGAAGATCaacctttgcctctctctgtaactctgactttctagataaatgagtaaatgaataaatgaataaatacatcgtttaaaaaagaagaaattaccaGGTCATACAGAATTTGAACAGATTGAAGTTCATTCATACTAGCTTTGGGGCTTGGATATTTATGTTATTAACTCTTACAATATAATGCAAAACATATCGGAGAGCTGCTTCTTGCCCTTATGGTTCTGTTTATCGATGCTTCTAGGCTCTTTCTTTCGCCTTTGTTCTGTGATATTCATTGCTCATGATATGTTTGTGTACAAATTTTCCTTAAAGGACTGAAAAGCACTTAATGTGaatgatactttttaaataaacaaagacaCAAAACTAGACATATATGTGAAGTACCATGTGCTGATTCAacaaatgcacacacagaaaACCTATTTTTTTACTCTTTGGTATTGCAGCAGTATCTTAAGATGTACCTTGGGTACAGTGAGCATTCAGAACCAACTTGTGGGTGGATGAATAATTATATCACATAtagttagcttttattttttacttttttttcttatttgacaggtagagatatagatagtgagagagagagaaaggtcttccttccgttgattcaccccccaagtggccactacggccggcgcgctgtaccgatccgaagccaggaaccaggtgcttcctcctggtctcccatgcgggtgcagggcccaagcacctggaccatcctccactgccctcccgggccacagcagagaactggactggaagaggagcaacagggactagaaccggcgcccatatgggatgcgggcgctgcaagtggaggattaaccaagtgaaccatggtgccagccctataGTTAGCTTTTTAAGTGTTGTTCTATATTTTGTATGTTATGAAATTATGTGTTACTTTAATAATTTTTCCTTATTGGTTGCATTTATACTTTTTGCTAAAGGACCCTAGAAAGAATGAAGGATATTTCTTTACTAACCTCTTTCTGTATTCCTTAATTCAGAAAAACATTGAATCTATGTTTTTTGTGTGCTATTCCAAATTAGCATGCATGTGCAGATCTGTCTGAACAGTCTAACAATGTTTGAAAATCCAacatcaatatttttttctttgtgaaaacATTTAATTCCTATCCatgaaaattttaagttatatcACACATATAAACATATGTGTTGAGAAAAATTCACCtttcttttccaaatatatttaattCAATTTGACAGATATGTATTTGACACATATTTCATGCAAGACCTTGTGAGTGGTTTATGGACAATAAAAACTGAGTAAGATATAATGATGCTTTCAAATAGATGACTTCTTAGTTGAAGTGACATAAATATAAAGCATCCTTGGGAAATTGAAATGAATATGATACAGACTTGAAGGCAGGGTTAGACATTGAAATGATGAAAGATCCTGACAGGTAGTATGACAGAATGGAGACTATTTGGGATGAATGGCCAGTTAAACTCACCTTGAGTCAGGAGATAATAAGAATTGGTTAGGACTTAGAACTTACTAAGTAGTTCAAAGCTGAGAGCCACCATTCATAATGTGGTTTATGGGAATGAACCTCTTAGAGCACATAAACTATGATGTTAAAGAAGCCCCCTGTACTTGAGCAATAGGgcagaatttttagaaaataatgggAATGATATGTAATTTAAGGGGTAAAGAGTCTGAATTCCTCTGGATTTTTACCATGAGATAATATAGACTACATCATCTCTaatattgtagttttttttttaaagtgggccAGAAAGTTTGAACAAAATATCACAACAATTACATAAGTTTGGATAATTTACAAAACTCTGGAGCATATATAGTCACATAGGCTTTAATAAAGGTTAAAGATGTAGTCTGGTAGGGAAACAATTCAGGAACAGAGGGCTTCCACAACCTCTAGTTAATGGGTTTTATCAATTAAATAATGCCCATTTATCCACCCTCTGCCCCTGAATAAAAATCCTAATCAAGTTTATTTGGCTTATTCTTTtgacatattttattattagGAACAGTCTGTTCCCCCtacactcccccctccccccccataagTGTGGTGCATTGGCCATGCATTTTCCGTTTTTGGATTCCTATAAACTTGGGAGACAATATGTCTCCCATAAGTTAATTTCTTGGGCTCTCCCTTGACATTCTTTTGACATTTTTAATTACTCTTCAACCTGGAGGAGCATAGGTAATAGTCCCTCCTGGGTCAGTGTGCATCTTTTCTTTTGTACCCTTGCATGTTGTTTTACTATTAACTTTATTTCTCTGTTTTGGAAAACCATATTATCTTTCTAGGTCAATTTCCATCACTCTCCAT
This DNA window, taken from Lepus europaeus isolate LE1 chromosome 12, mLepTim1.pri, whole genome shotgun sequence, encodes the following:
- the LOC133771208 gene encoding olfactory receptor 13C8, encoding MEMASDSTLTEFVLVGLSAHPRVQIVLFVVVLCMYLMILLGNGVLISVLIYNSHLHTPMYFFLCNLSFLDICYTSSSVPLILDSFLTMRKRVSFSGCMVQMFLSFAMGATECVLLGMMALDRYVAICFPLRYPAIMNKGAYVPMAAGSWVSGLADSVVQTSLAMQLPFCANNAINHFVCEILAILKLACADISINVISMAGSNLIVLVIPLLVISISYIFIVATILRIPSTEGKHKAFSTCSAHLTVVVIFYGTIFFMYAKPESKTSVGTDNKDIIEALISLFYGVLIPMLNPLIYSLRNKDVKAAMKNMLGRK